The following are encoded in a window of Arthrobacter sp. OAP107 genomic DNA:
- a CDS encoding TIGR03885 family FMN-dependent LLM class oxidoreductase: MAAIGFHASHEQISPGQLLKDVRLAEEAGFDAAMCSDHIEPWSARQGHSGFAWSWLGAALATTCLSFGVVTAPGQRYHPAIIAHASATLASMFPGRFWMAPGSGENMNEHVTGDPWPLKETRQQRLEECVDVIRRLHAGEEVTHHGLVTVEQARIWDVPAPPPPLIAPAISVDTARRAAGWADGLVTVNQSAEKLTEMLTAYRAAGGKGKAVLQIHLSWAPREEDAVAIALDQWRSNVFAPPIPWDLPTAAHFDGVSTDVGEARVRKSVNISASLDRHVQWLGEYLDLGFDELYLHFVGQEQAPFIDAFADSVLPQLRKVPVA; encoded by the coding sequence ATGGCAGCTATCGGTTTCCACGCATCGCATGAACAGATCAGCCCCGGCCAGCTCCTGAAGGACGTCCGGCTCGCCGAGGAGGCGGGCTTTGACGCCGCCATGTGCTCGGACCACATCGAACCGTGGTCCGCGCGGCAGGGGCACTCGGGCTTCGCGTGGTCCTGGCTGGGGGCTGCCCTGGCCACCACCTGCCTGAGCTTCGGCGTGGTCACGGCGCCGGGCCAGCGGTACCACCCGGCCATCATCGCCCACGCCTCGGCCACGCTGGCATCCATGTTTCCCGGCCGGTTCTGGATGGCTCCGGGCAGCGGCGAGAACATGAACGAGCACGTCACCGGCGACCCCTGGCCCCTGAAGGAAACCCGCCAGCAGCGGCTGGAGGAGTGCGTGGACGTCATCCGCCGGCTGCACGCTGGTGAGGAAGTGACCCACCACGGCCTGGTCACCGTGGAGCAGGCGCGGATCTGGGATGTACCGGCGCCGCCTCCGCCTTTGATCGCCCCTGCCATCAGCGTGGACACGGCCCGCCGCGCCGCCGGCTGGGCTGACGGCCTGGTGACGGTGAACCAGTCGGCCGAAAAACTTACCGAAATGCTGACGGCGTACCGGGCCGCGGGCGGCAAGGGGAAGGCCGTGCTGCAGATCCACCTGTCCTGGGCTCCCCGGGAGGAGGACGCCGTCGCCATTGCCCTGGACCAGTGGCGTTCGAACGTCTTCGCCCCGCCCATTCCCTGGGACTTACCGACGGCGGCGCACTTCGACGGCGTCAGCACCGACGTCGGGGAAGCCCGGGTCCGGAAGTCGGTGAACATCTCCGCCAGCCTGGACCGCCACGTGCAGTGGCTGGGCGAGTATCTCGACCTCGGCTTCGACGAGCTGTACCTGCACTTCGTCGGGCAGGAGCAGGCGCCGTTCATCGACGCCTTCGCGGACAGTGTCCTGCCGCAGCTGAGGAAGGTGCCAGTGGCATGA
- a CDS encoding MFS transporter: protein MSQTIPSAAPGTVAPAGTPKKAALASFLGSAVEYYDFFIFGSAAALIFPHVFFPDADANAAIMSFATFGFAYIARPVGAVILGHFGDRVGRRKVLMFTLVLMGASTFLIGCLPDFNTVGWWAPALLVLARLCQGLSAAGEQAGASSMTLEHAPDNQRSFFTSWTLTGTQGGQILAALVFIPVLALPDEVKYGIGWRIPFWLSAVVVMIAFFIRRSLHEPPAFEAAQKSAQIAKLPVADLLKAHWRDVLRVICCAFIAAVSTVFGTLAISYAKTVAGVDGTITLWLVVGANLVALGTQPLFGKLADRIGRKPVYIYGALSSAALAPLFLLSLESGNVPLMFLAAIAFFSCGYAAANAVWPSFYAEMFSTKVRFSGLAIGTQLGFLMAGFAPAIVAAMGGIKPGGWVQISIFTAVICVIAAVSALTAKETFKIPTRELGLK from the coding sequence ATGAGCCAGACCATCCCGTCCGCCGCGCCGGGCACTGTTGCCCCGGCCGGGACACCGAAGAAGGCAGCCCTTGCCAGCTTCCTCGGCAGCGCCGTCGAGTACTACGACTTCTTCATCTTCGGCTCGGCAGCCGCCCTGATCTTCCCGCACGTGTTTTTCCCGGACGCGGACGCCAATGCCGCCATCATGTCCTTCGCGACGTTCGGTTTTGCCTACATCGCCCGGCCCGTCGGCGCCGTCATCCTGGGCCACTTCGGTGACCGGGTGGGCCGGCGCAAGGTCCTGATGTTCACGCTCGTCCTCATGGGTGCCTCCACCTTCCTGATCGGCTGCCTGCCCGACTTCAACACCGTGGGTTGGTGGGCGCCGGCACTGCTGGTCCTGGCCCGCCTCTGCCAGGGACTCTCGGCTGCCGGTGAACAGGCCGGCGCATCCTCCATGACCCTGGAGCACGCTCCGGACAACCAGCGCTCCTTCTTCACCTCGTGGACCCTTACCGGCACGCAGGGCGGCCAGATCCTGGCTGCGCTCGTCTTCATTCCGGTCCTCGCCCTGCCGGACGAGGTCAAATACGGCATCGGCTGGCGGATCCCGTTCTGGCTCAGCGCCGTGGTTGTCATGATCGCGTTCTTCATCCGCCGTTCCCTGCACGAGCCGCCGGCCTTCGAAGCCGCCCAGAAGTCGGCCCAGATCGCCAAGCTGCCCGTGGCCGATCTCCTCAAGGCCCACTGGCGCGACGTCCTCCGCGTCATCTGCTGCGCTTTCATCGCCGCCGTCTCCACCGTATTCGGCACCCTTGCCATCAGCTACGCCAAGACAGTTGCCGGCGTGGACGGGACCATCACCCTCTGGCTCGTGGTGGGCGCCAACCTCGTGGCCCTGGGCACCCAGCCGCTCTTCGGCAAGCTGGCCGACCGGATCGGCCGCAAGCCGGTCTACATCTACGGCGCCCTCTCCAGCGCGGCCCTGGCCCCGCTGTTCCTGCTGAGCCTCGAGTCCGGCAACGTGCCGCTGATGTTCCTGGCCGCCATCGCCTTCTTCTCCTGCGGCTACGCCGCCGCGAACGCCGTCTGGCCTTCCTTCTACGCCGAGATGTTCAGCACCAAGGTCCGGTTCTCCGGCCTGGCCATCGGCACGCAGCTTGGCTTCCTCATGGCCGGCTTCGCCCCGGCCATCGTCGCGGCCATGGGCGGCATCAAGCCCGGCGGCTGGGTGCAGATCAGCATCTTCACCGCGGTCATCTGCGTCATCGCCGCCGTCTCGGCCCTCACGGCCAAGGAGACCTTCAAGATTCCCACCAGGGAGCTCGGCCTCAAGTAG
- a CDS encoding alpha-amylase family protein: MNIAETSDLWWKTAVIYCLDVETFFDRDGDGTGDFGGLTQRVDYLAALGVNCIWLMPFYPSPDRDDGYDVTDFFDVDRRLGTLGDFVEFIRTAKDRGIRVIADFVVNHTSNQHPWFVEARKSVDNPYRDYYVWRSDPPPDTSSEVVFPGEQTSIWTQDDATGEWYLHMFMEHQPDLNVTNPKVRNEIAKAMGLWLELGLDGFRLDAVPFFLETRGAPKDEAANIDPHDYLSALRSFVNRRNGGAVLLGEVNLPYKDQLEYFGGGEGNELNMQFDFMSMQHIYLSLARQDARPLAETLKTRPRLHPDNHWAMFVRNHDELTLDKLSDGEREEVFAAFGPDKNMQLYGRGLRRRLPPMLGGDADRIRMVYSLMFSLPGTPVLFYGEEIGMGEDLRQKGRAAVRTPMQWNDEKNGGFSSARVSELVVPLARGEYGPEKVNAASAKRDPESLWNFMATLIQRYRESPELGWGEFAILEQPEPAVFAHRCSSAEATVVLLHNLGDAPVKVAANVGSGDSPPRAFRDAILLDLFDGGNVPLEADGGFTVELGRYGYRWFRVHRPGDRLAP; this comes from the coding sequence ATGAACATCGCCGAGACGTCGGACCTGTGGTGGAAGACCGCCGTCATCTACTGCCTGGACGTGGAGACGTTCTTTGACCGCGACGGCGACGGCACCGGTGACTTCGGCGGCCTGACCCAGCGCGTGGACTACCTGGCGGCGCTGGGCGTGAACTGCATCTGGCTCATGCCCTTCTATCCGTCACCGGACCGGGACGACGGCTACGACGTGACGGACTTTTTCGACGTCGACCGCCGGCTGGGGACACTGGGCGACTTCGTGGAGTTCATCCGCACGGCGAAGGACCGCGGCATCCGGGTGATCGCGGACTTCGTGGTCAACCACACCTCCAACCAGCACCCCTGGTTTGTCGAGGCCCGCAAATCCGTGGACAACCCGTACCGGGACTACTACGTGTGGCGGAGCGATCCGCCGCCGGACACGTCCTCCGAAGTGGTGTTCCCGGGCGAGCAGACCTCCATCTGGACCCAGGACGACGCCACCGGCGAGTGGTACCTGCACATGTTCATGGAGCACCAGCCGGACCTCAACGTCACCAACCCCAAAGTCCGGAATGAGATCGCCAAGGCGATGGGCCTCTGGCTGGAACTCGGCTTGGACGGATTCCGGCTGGACGCGGTGCCGTTTTTCCTGGAGACCCGCGGCGCGCCCAAGGACGAGGCGGCCAACATCGACCCGCACGACTACCTCAGCGCCCTGCGCAGCTTCGTGAACCGACGCAACGGCGGCGCGGTGCTGCTGGGCGAGGTGAACCTGCCGTACAAGGACCAGTTGGAGTATTTCGGCGGCGGCGAGGGCAACGAACTGAACATGCAGTTCGACTTCATGTCCATGCAGCACATCTACCTGTCGCTGGCCAGGCAGGACGCCCGTCCGCTGGCCGAAACGCTGAAGACCCGTCCGCGGCTGCACCCGGACAACCACTGGGCCATGTTCGTGCGGAACCATGACGAGCTCACCCTGGACAAGCTCAGCGACGGCGAGCGGGAGGAGGTGTTCGCAGCGTTCGGACCCGACAAGAACATGCAGCTGTACGGCCGTGGCCTGCGGCGCCGGCTGCCGCCGATGCTGGGCGGCGACGCCGACCGGATCCGGATGGTCTACTCGCTGATGTTCTCGCTGCCGGGCACCCCGGTGCTCTTCTACGGCGAGGAGATCGGCATGGGCGAGGACCTGCGGCAGAAGGGCCGCGCCGCTGTCCGCACGCCCATGCAGTGGAACGATGAAAAGAACGGCGGCTTTTCCAGTGCCAGGGTGTCCGAGCTGGTGGTCCCGCTGGCCCGCGGGGAGTACGGCCCGGAGAAGGTCAACGCGGCCAGCGCCAAGCGGGATCCGGAGTCGCTGTGGAACTTCATGGCCACCCTGATCCAGCGGTACCGCGAATCACCCGAGCTGGGCTGGGGCGAGTTTGCCATCCTCGAACAGCCCGAGCCGGCCGTGTTTGCGCACCGTTGCAGCTCGGCGGAGGCCACCGTGGTGCTGCTGCACAACCTCGGCGACGCGCCGGTCAAGGTCGCCGCGAACGTCGGGTCCGGGGACAGCCCGCCGCGGGCGTTCCGGGACGCGATATTGCTGGACCTGTTCGACGGCGGGAACGTTCCCTTGGAGGCCGACGGCGGGTTCACCGTTGAGCTGGGACGGTACGGCTATCGCTGGTTCCGGGTGCACCGGCCCGGCGACCGCCTGGCGCCGTAG
- a CDS encoding ATP-dependent DNA ligase — translation MQLPVMPPVAPMLAKSVGAIPEGRLSYEPKWDGFRSIIFRDGDEVEIGSRNEKPMTRYFPELVEALKANLPPKCVIDGEIVLVGASGDRLDFDALQQRIHPAASRVKMLSEQTPAKFVAFDLLALGDEDFSGRPFAERRAALEQAFASASAPVHLTAATQDPELAGKWFHQFEGAGLDGIIAKPLDGSYQPDKRVMFKIKHERTADCVLAGYRVHKSGPDTIGSLLLGLYKPDGELASVGVVGAFPMKRRKELFEELQPLVTSFDEHPWAWAKQEEGNRTPRNAEGSRWSAGKDLSFTPLRPERVLEVKYDHMEGERFRHTAQFVRWRQDRDPESCTFEQLDEPVKFDLAEVLAT, via the coding sequence ATGCAGCTGCCGGTCATGCCCCCTGTCGCCCCCATGCTGGCCAAATCGGTCGGGGCCATCCCCGAAGGACGCCTGAGTTACGAGCCGAAGTGGGACGGATTCCGTTCCATCATCTTCCGCGACGGCGACGAGGTGGAGATCGGCAGCCGCAACGAGAAGCCGATGACGCGCTACTTCCCCGAGCTCGTGGAGGCGCTGAAGGCCAACCTGCCGCCCAAATGCGTGATCGACGGCGAGATCGTCCTGGTGGGCGCGTCCGGGGACCGGCTGGACTTCGACGCCCTGCAGCAGCGGATCCACCCCGCGGCCAGCAGGGTCAAGATGCTCTCCGAACAGACGCCGGCCAAATTCGTGGCTTTCGACCTGCTGGCCCTCGGCGACGAGGACTTCAGCGGCCGCCCCTTCGCGGAGCGGCGCGCGGCCTTGGAGCAGGCCTTCGCCTCGGCCAGCGCGCCGGTCCACCTGACCGCCGCCACGCAGGACCCGGAGCTGGCCGGAAAGTGGTTCCACCAGTTTGAGGGCGCCGGCCTCGACGGGATTATTGCCAAGCCGCTGGACGGGTCCTACCAGCCGGACAAGCGCGTGATGTTCAAGATCAAGCACGAAAGGACCGCCGACTGCGTCCTGGCCGGCTACCGCGTCCACAAGAGCGGCCCCGACACGATCGGCTCGCTGCTGCTGGGCCTGTACAAACCCGACGGCGAACTCGCCAGCGTGGGGGTCGTCGGCGCGTTCCCGATGAAGCGGCGCAAGGAGCTTTTCGAGGAACTCCAGCCCCTGGTCACCAGCTTCGACGAGCACCCGTGGGCCTGGGCCAAGCAGGAGGAGGGCAACCGCACACCCCGCAACGCGGAGGGCAGCCGGTGGAGCGCGGGCAAGGACCTGTCCTTCACGCCGCTGCGGCCTGAACGGGTGCTGGAAGTGAAATACGACCACATGGAGGGCGAACGGTTCCGCCACACCGCCCAGTTCGTGCGCTGGCGGCAGGACCGCGACCCGGAGTCCTGCACCTTCGAACAGCTCGATGAGCCGGTGAAGTTCGACCTCGCCGAAGTCCTCGCCACCTGA
- a CDS encoding MFS transporter, which translates to MNTPVTPAPGPSLQSPAVQDPQKKRFLYKLSGVIAGGMFIDGFILGGIGLVMPALTSDLSLSATWQGLIGASALIGIFFGGPIGGYLADKIGRKPMFIVDLAIFLAGSAAQFFVADAWQLFLIRLLMGMAIGADYAIGWPLLVEFSPARLRGKLMAFQEVAWYVGYLLSYAVGYYLSTAIHADWRIILGMSTVPSLIVFLLRLGSPESPRWLISKGRTEEGLAIAQQYMEEADVRDLAFEKPERPNFGKLFSPQYRNSTIFVCMYWVCNVTPYFAIATFAPIVLESLGVEDGLAGALLLNGVVVAGSLAAMFLIERVGRRKLSIPPMWIAAVALVVIGLFSHVSPMVILVCFIAFSFFNAVSTALTGVYPGEVFPTEIRGAGVGFATAFSRIGAAAGTFILPMSVDGLGVGTTMLIAAGICVVGAVISQYLAPETKGLSLSDTSAPLGKPLGKALVR; encoded by the coding sequence GTGAATACACCTGTTACACCGGCCCCCGGGCCGTCGCTGCAGTCACCGGCGGTACAGGATCCGCAGAAGAAGCGGTTCCTGTACAAGCTCAGCGGAGTCATCGCCGGCGGCATGTTTATCGACGGGTTCATCCTCGGCGGCATCGGGCTCGTCATGCCGGCGCTGACGTCGGACCTGAGCCTGTCGGCCACCTGGCAGGGCCTCATTGGCGCCTCGGCCCTGATCGGCATCTTCTTCGGCGGCCCCATCGGCGGGTACCTGGCCGACAAGATCGGCCGCAAGCCGATGTTCATCGTCGACCTGGCCATCTTCCTGGCTGGCTCGGCCGCGCAGTTCTTCGTGGCGGACGCCTGGCAGCTGTTCCTAATCCGCCTGCTCATGGGCATGGCGATCGGCGCCGACTACGCCATCGGCTGGCCACTGCTGGTCGAGTTTTCCCCGGCCAGGCTGCGCGGCAAGCTGATGGCCTTCCAGGAAGTCGCGTGGTACGTCGGCTACCTGCTCTCCTACGCCGTGGGCTACTACCTGTCCACTGCCATCCACGCTGACTGGCGCATCATCCTGGGCATGAGCACCGTTCCGTCCCTGATCGTCTTCCTGCTCCGGCTGGGCTCCCCCGAATCCCCCCGCTGGCTCATCAGCAAGGGGCGGACCGAGGAAGGGCTCGCCATTGCCCAGCAGTACATGGAGGAAGCCGACGTCCGGGACCTCGCGTTCGAGAAGCCGGAGCGCCCCAATTTCGGCAAGCTCTTCTCCCCGCAGTACCGGAACTCCACGATCTTCGTCTGCATGTACTGGGTCTGCAATGTGACCCCCTACTTCGCCATCGCCACGTTCGCCCCCATCGTGCTCGAAAGCCTGGGTGTGGAGGACGGCCTGGCTGGAGCGCTGCTGCTCAACGGCGTGGTGGTGGCCGGTTCCCTGGCTGCGATGTTCCTCATTGAACGGGTCGGCCGCCGCAAACTGTCCATTCCGCCGATGTGGATCGCCGCAGTAGCCCTGGTGGTCATCGGCCTCTTCTCCCACGTCTCGCCGATGGTTATCCTGGTCTGCTTCATTGCCTTCTCCTTCTTCAATGCCGTTTCCACGGCCCTGACCGGCGTGTACCCCGGGGAGGTCTTTCCCACGGAAATCCGCGGGGCCGGCGTCGGCTTTGCCACGGCCTTCTCGCGGATCGGTGCCGCGGCCGGAACGTTCATCCTTCCGATGTCCGTGGACGGCCTGGGAGTCGGGACCACGATGCTCATAGCCGCCGGTATTTGTGTGGTGGGTGCCGTGATCTCGCAGTACCTTGCCCCGGAAACCAAGGGCCTGAGCCTGAGTGACACCTCGGCACCGCTGGGCAAGCCGCTGGGCAAGGCGCTGGTGCGGTAA
- a CDS encoding TIM barrel protein, protein MRTGIATVCLSGTLKEKMQACAIAGFDGIEIFEQDLVTSSLSPEDVRKMAADLGLTLDLYQPFRDFDSVTEDLLAANLRRAEAKFRLMSRLGMDTILVCTNVATATVDDDDLRAAQLAALADLAGGHGVKVAYEALAWGKYVNDYEHAHRLVEMVDHPNLGTCLDSFHILSRDWDTAPIENINADKIFFVQVADAPKLSMDVLSWSRHYRVFPGEGQFELAKFMGHVVRAGYTGPVSLEVFNDVFRQSDVERTAVDAMRSLIWLEEQSAKWLDTNAPAANGGTVAGGPPAPARRRYAMELATLPQVAEPAGFNFAEVKAADTGVLEKVLGQLGFEFKGRHRTKDVQLWTMGHARVIINEQAPEAAEPAIAALGFDVDSPVIASARAQQLKAPVVPRKSQANEEVFQGFAAPDSTEIFLCQGNPDGTAAWTAEFGQGREFGEGLEVPSGARTAVIDHVNLAQPWQHFDEAVLFYTSALALEPQPYAEVASPSGLVRSQVMQTSDRDVRLVLNLAPVVQQDGAGSGTAPRKTYQEHIAFAVDDLVATARAARDRGLAFLQIPENYYEDLDARFDLDPGFLATLRDLNLLYDRDADGEFLHFYTATVGSVFFEMVERRGNYDGYGAPNAPVRHAVQYDHLHDLTQTTP, encoded by the coding sequence ATGCGGACCGGAATCGCCACCGTCTGCCTCTCCGGCACACTGAAGGAAAAGATGCAGGCCTGCGCCATCGCGGGCTTCGACGGCATCGAGATCTTCGAGCAGGACCTGGTCACCTCCTCGCTCAGCCCTGAGGACGTCCGCAAGATGGCCGCAGACCTGGGCCTCACGCTGGACCTCTACCAGCCGTTCCGCGACTTCGACAGCGTGACCGAGGACCTGCTCGCGGCCAACCTCCGCCGGGCCGAGGCCAAGTTCCGGCTCATGTCCCGGCTGGGGATGGACACCATCCTGGTCTGCACCAACGTCGCCACCGCCACCGTCGATGACGACGACCTCCGCGCCGCGCAGCTCGCCGCCCTGGCGGACCTCGCCGGCGGGCACGGCGTCAAGGTCGCCTACGAGGCCCTCGCCTGGGGCAAGTACGTCAACGACTACGAGCACGCCCACCGCCTCGTGGAAATGGTGGACCACCCCAACCTCGGCACCTGCCTGGACTCCTTCCACATCCTCTCCCGGGACTGGGACACCGCGCCCATCGAGAACATCAATGCGGACAAGATCTTCTTCGTGCAGGTCGCCGACGCCCCCAAGCTCTCCATGGACGTGCTCTCCTGGAGCCGGCACTACCGCGTCTTCCCGGGCGAGGGCCAGTTCGAGCTCGCCAAGTTCATGGGCCACGTGGTCCGCGCCGGCTACACCGGGCCGGTGTCGCTGGAGGTCTTCAACGACGTCTTCCGCCAGTCCGACGTCGAACGCACCGCCGTGGACGCGATGCGCTCGCTGATCTGGCTGGAGGAGCAGAGCGCCAAGTGGCTGGACACGAACGCGCCGGCCGCCAACGGAGGCACTGTTGCTGGTGGTCCTCCGGCCCCTGCCCGGCGTCGTTATGCCATGGAACTGGCCACCCTTCCCCAGGTGGCGGAACCCGCCGGCTTCAACTTCGCCGAGGTCAAGGCCGCGGACACCGGGGTACTGGAAAAGGTGCTCGGTCAGCTCGGCTTCGAGTTCAAGGGCCGCCACCGCACCAAGGACGTCCAGCTCTGGACCATGGGCCACGCCCGGGTGATCATCAACGAGCAGGCCCCCGAAGCGGCCGAGCCGGCCATCGCCGCCCTGGGGTTCGACGTCGATTCCCCGGTGATTGCCTCGGCCCGCGCCCAGCAGCTCAAAGCCCCCGTGGTTCCCCGCAAGAGCCAGGCCAACGAGGAAGTGTTCCAGGGCTTCGCGGCCCCCGACTCCACCGAGATCTTCCTCTGCCAGGGCAACCCGGACGGGACGGCCGCCTGGACCGCTGAATTTGGGCAGGGGCGTGAGTTCGGTGAGGGGCTCGAGGTGCCCTCCGGCGCCCGGACCGCGGTGATCGACCATGTGAACCTGGCCCAGCCGTGGCAGCACTTCGACGAGGCTGTCCTTTTCTACACGAGCGCCCTGGCGCTGGAGCCGCAGCCGTATGCAGAGGTCGCGAGCCCCAGCGGCCTGGTCCGGTCACAGGTCATGCAGACCTCGGACCGGGACGTGCGCCTGGTGCTGAACCTGGCCCCGGTCGTCCAGCAGGACGGCGCGGGCTCCGGAACCGCCCCGCGGAAGACCTACCAGGAGCACATCGCCTTCGCGGTGGACGACCTGGTGGCCACCGCCCGCGCGGCCCGGGACCGGGGACTGGCCTTCCTGCAGATCCCGGAGAACTACTACGAGGACCTGGACGCCCGCTTCGACCTCGACCCCGGCTTCCTGGCCACGCTCCGGGACCTCAACCTGCTGTACGACCGCGACGCCGACGGCGAGTTCCTGCACTTCTATACGGCCACGGTGGGCAGCGTGTTCTTCGAAATGGTGGAACGCCGCGGCAACTATGACGGCTACGGTGCTCCCAATGCGCCGGTGCGCCACGCCGTCCAGTACGACCACCTGCATGACCTGACCCAAACCACCCCCTGA
- a CDS encoding shikimate dehydrogenase, which produces MSNRTESYLIGLVGDGVMPSLSPYMHEREGDVQGVRYLYRPIDLHELDLPATSVGDLLQSAYRMGFNGLNITHPCKQLVLEHLDEIAPDAERLGAVNTVVIQDGRFIGHNTDFSGFAAALASGLPDARLDRVVQLGAGGAGSAVAYALLTAGVRTLELVDMDPARCAERAAELAGFFPDRTVTARTTVELPQLMPAADGLVHCTPVGMAAHPGTPLDMALVEPRHWVADIVYRPIETELVRESRARGCQVLDGGRMAVGQAADAFRIFTGLEPDAERMRAHFLELIAAEEVAV; this is translated from the coding sequence ATGAGCAATCGAACCGAGTCCTACCTCATAGGACTTGTCGGGGATGGCGTCATGCCGTCGCTCTCGCCCTACATGCACGAACGCGAAGGCGACGTCCAGGGCGTCCGCTACCTGTACCGGCCCATCGACCTGCACGAGCTCGATCTGCCGGCCACCTCCGTCGGCGACCTGCTGCAAAGCGCCTACCGGATGGGCTTCAACGGTCTGAACATCACGCACCCGTGCAAGCAGCTGGTCCTCGAGCACCTCGACGAGATCGCCCCCGACGCCGAACGCCTCGGCGCCGTCAACACCGTGGTCATCCAGGACGGCCGGTTCATCGGCCACAACACAGACTTCTCCGGCTTTGCCGCCGCCCTCGCCTCCGGCCTCCCCGACGCCCGGCTGGACCGTGTAGTGCAGCTGGGAGCGGGCGGCGCCGGATCCGCCGTCGCCTACGCCCTGCTCACCGCCGGCGTGCGGACGCTGGAGCTCGTGGACATGGATCCGGCGCGCTGCGCCGAACGTGCCGCCGAGCTGGCCGGCTTCTTTCCGGACCGCACCGTCACCGCCCGCACGACGGTGGAGCTGCCGCAGCTGATGCCCGCCGCCGACGGCCTGGTGCACTGCACCCCCGTAGGCATGGCCGCCCACCCCGGCACCCCGCTGGACATGGCCCTCGTCGAGCCAAGGCACTGGGTGGCGGACATCGTCTACCGGCCCATCGAAACGGAGCTGGTCCGCGAGTCGCGGGCCAGGGGCTGCCAGGTGCTCGACGGCGGACGCATGGCCGTGGGCCAGGCCGCCGACGCCTTCCGCATCTTCACCGGACTCGAGCCTGACGCCGAACGGATGCGCGCCCACTTCCTCGAGCTCATCGCGGCCGAAGAGGTGGCCGTCTGA
- a CDS encoding IclR family transcriptional regulator, with the protein MVGKALGLLVLLGDEPRGASAAEISRRADLPFSTTYRLLGSLTRDGFVDYEPDGRRYHLGLRIFQLGQAVSNHHGFAGTALPILRRVTEQTSEATILSVRDGFHHLTVNKVDGPQTFRVTSDPGFLGALHTTSVGKALVAFAEDEDREKLLEELPLEPLTALSITDRDAFRAEIEKVRRQGYAVMDEENELGMRAIAVPVFNSQGTAFASLATAAPVFRISLEAMEALVPLLQAAAVELSARLPQR; encoded by the coding sequence ATGGTGGGCAAGGCTCTGGGCCTGCTGGTTCTGCTGGGGGATGAGCCCCGCGGTGCCAGCGCGGCGGAGATCTCGCGTCGCGCGGACCTTCCCTTCAGCACCACCTACCGGCTCCTCGGCTCGCTCACCCGCGACGGGTTTGTGGACTACGAGCCGGACGGCCGGCGCTACCACCTGGGCCTGCGCATCTTCCAGCTGGGCCAGGCGGTCTCCAACCACCACGGCTTCGCCGGTACTGCACTGCCGATCCTGCGCCGGGTCACCGAGCAGACGAGTGAGGCCACCATCCTGTCCGTCCGTGACGGTTTCCACCACCTCACCGTGAACAAGGTGGACGGGCCGCAGACCTTCCGCGTGACCAGCGACCCCGGCTTTCTCGGTGCGCTCCACACCACCTCCGTCGGTAAGGCACTCGTGGCGTTCGCCGAGGATGAGGACCGGGAAAAGCTCCTTGAGGAGCTTCCGCTGGAGCCGCTGACCGCCCTGTCCATCACCGACCGGGACGCCTTCCGCGCTGAGATCGAGAAGGTCCGGCGGCAGGGGTACGCGGTCATGGATGAGGAAAACGAGCTCGGCATGCGGGCCATAGCCGTGCCGGTCTTCAACTCCCAAGGCACCGCCTTTGCCTCGCTGGCCACCGCCGCTCCGGTGTTCCGCATCAGCCTGGAGGCGATGGAGGCGCTGGTTCCGCTCCTGCAAGCGGCCGCCGTCGAGCTTTCGGCCCGGCTTCCCCAACGCTGA
- a CDS encoding IclR family transcriptional regulator — MAAGRSAAEADEAQGAEAATADESADLTNKSVIKATVLLSELGRHRQGITVTELAQAVGMTRPTAFRLLLSLEQTGFVDRVDNRYLLGWQMAKLGRLADPYTGAVARIQPILDEYAAKLKETMSFAMVRSETSYDVIAEASGSRYLNATHLYVGGNYPAHASATGKLLLSELSDEGISASLPEKLESYTARTITGRKALLQEIRQVREQGYAVIDEELEEGLFAVAYPVRDSSNGLIGVLAAQGPVQRFKADKLPGIVDQLHKAADEVAKALS; from the coding sequence ATGGCGGCGGGACGAAGCGCAGCAGAAGCAGACGAGGCACAAGGAGCCGAGGCCGCAACTGCCGACGAATCGGCGGACCTGACCAACAAATCCGTCATCAAGGCAACCGTCCTGCTGAGCGAACTGGGCCGCCACCGGCAGGGAATCACCGTTACGGAACTGGCCCAAGCCGTAGGCATGACCCGGCCGACGGCCTTCCGCCTGCTCCTGAGCCTTGAGCAGACGGGTTTCGTGGACCGCGTGGACAACCGCTACCTGTTGGGCTGGCAGATGGCCAAGCTGGGCAGGCTTGCCGACCCCTACACCGGTGCCGTGGCCCGGATCCAGCCGATCCTGGACGAATACGCCGCGAAGCTCAAGGAGACGATGAGCTTCGCCATGGTCCGGAGTGAAACGTCCTACGATGTGATCGCTGAAGCCTCGGGCTCCCGCTACCTGAACGCTACCCATCTGTATGTCGGCGGGAACTACCCCGCACATGCCAGCGCCACCGGAAAGCTGCTTCTGTCTGAACTCAGCGACGAAGGAATCTCCGCGTCATTGCCCGAAAAGCTGGAGTCCTACACTGCCCGCACCATAACGGGCCGGAAGGCACTCCTGCAGGAGATCCGCCAGGTCCGGGAACAGGGCTATGCCGTCATCGACGAGGAGCTTGAAGAGGGCCTTTTCGCCGTCGCCTATCCAGTCCGTGACTCGTCAAACGGATTGATTGGCGTGCTCGCGGCCCAGGGACCCGTGCAGCGGTTCAAAGCGGACAAGCTGCCAGGGATTGTCGACCAGCTGCACAAGGCCGCCGACGAGGTCGCGAAGGCCCTGTCCTAG